A genomic region of Xanthomonas fragariae contains the following coding sequences:
- a CDS encoding Nudix family hydrolase, which produces MPDSLRSIHVVAGVITDPRGRILLTRRTETRDMPGLWEFPGGKRELGETSEQALVRELNEELGIDAQVGEWLMDVPQLYPDKRLRLEVRHITAWKGSPRGREGQAMTWVAADKLARYSMPPADVPVVGVLRQPDRYLITPEPDDDALWLEGLERALQGGIMRIQLRARHAEAVRWKALLQQVMSLRGRARAQLLLNRDIALASELGIGVHLGSEQLAGLQERPVPAEQLVAASCHGLEDLRHAQRIGCDFAVLGPVQATASHPGAAPLGWNGFETLREQVSLPIYALGGMQVDDLREARSHGAQGIAAIRSLWPQ; this is translated from the coding sequence ATGCCTGATTCTCTTAGATCCATTCACGTCGTTGCTGGCGTGATCACCGACCCCCGCGGCCGCATCCTGCTGACCCGCCGCACCGAAACCCGCGACATGCCTGGCCTGTGGGAATTCCCGGGCGGCAAGCGGGAGCTTGGCGAGACCTCTGAACAAGCACTTGTACGCGAGCTCAACGAGGAGCTCGGCATCGACGCCCAGGTTGGCGAGTGGCTGATGGATGTGCCGCAGCTGTATCCCGACAAGCGCCTGCGCCTGGAAGTGCGCCATATCACCGCCTGGAAAGGCAGCCCACGCGGTCGCGAAGGCCAGGCGATGACCTGGGTGGCCGCAGACAAGTTGGCCCGCTATTCGATGCCGCCAGCCGATGTGCCGGTGGTCGGCGTGCTGCGCCAGCCCGACCGCTATCTGATCACCCCCGAACCCGACGACGATGCGCTGTGGCTGGAAGGTCTGGAGCGCGCACTGCAGGGCGGGATCATGCGCATCCAGTTGCGCGCGCGGCACGCCGAGGCCGTGCGCTGGAAGGCCTTGCTGCAACAGGTGATGAGTCTACGAGGTCGGGCACGTGCTCAGTTGCTGCTCAACCGCGATATCGCACTGGCCAGTGAACTCGGCATCGGTGTGCATCTGGGCTCGGAGCAATTGGCAGGATTGCAGGAACGTCCGGTGCCGGCCGAACAGTTGGTCGCCGCCTCCTGTCATGGGTTGGAGGATCTGCGCCACGCGCAGCGGATCGGCTGCGATTTCGCGGTACTGGGTCCGGTGCAGGCCACCGCGTCGCATCCGGGTGCGGCACCGCTGGGATGGAACGGGTTTGAGACCTTGCGTGAGCAGGTCTCGCTGCCGATCTACGCGCTCGGCGGCATGCAGGTCGATGACCTGCGCGAGGCGCGTTCGCATGGCGCGCAGGGCATCGCGGCGATTCGCTCGCTTTGGCCGCAATGA